In Gopherus flavomarginatus isolate rGopFla2 chromosome 1, rGopFla2.mat.asm, whole genome shotgun sequence, a single genomic region encodes these proteins:
- the LOC127040090 gene encoding uncharacterized protein LOC127040090 produces MYVDGSSYVEEGKRFTGAAVIVKEGEVYKFKLSPNLSAQVAELVALIEALRMGTGKTINVYTDSRYAYMVVHAHGTLWKERGFITASGQRIAHGALIKTLLEALMLPLRVAVIHVRAHGRAPETEQRKYNRLADQAAKEAAQEGAIWLLWVQDTEAKTPAPHYTAEEVSHAQAAGAQPTPTGWWKLPGGEIFVPRPVLQEILRSLHKEGHLGSGAMVDLITRSVRGFGAHMEAQRIVNNCSVCQRTNQKGCGPPAPMGGRPWAAYPFQRWQVDFAEVPLCRGYKYLLVFVDQLTGWVECYPTRYCQARAVTKALLHEILPRFHLPEVIESDRGSHFISQVVQQVSRALGIQWKLHTPWRPQSSGQVERMNRTLKDTLTKLCIESGLKWPDALPLALTRIRRAPRKGLKLSPFELVFGFPPRLHRYEAPFQTLPLEQPVHSFQIGDRVLVKKWKRDPLTPRWDGPHTVSLISQAAVKVLGSDKWTHQSRVKWFLSPDSEDSLTEEDISPLSSLAPEAQSDTGEDSTWEYQELEGLKGLFKRQKQ; encoded by the exons ATGTATGTAGATGGATCCAGTTATGTAGAAGAAGGGAAGCGATTTACAGGAGCAGCCGTCATAGTTAAAGAGGGAGAAGTGTACAAGTTTAAGCTTAGCCCCAACCTATCTGCCCAGGTGGCGGAACTGGTGGCTCTTATTGAGGCTCTCCGGATGGGAACTGGAAAGACTATTAATGTATATACTGACAGTCGTTATGcatacatggtggtgcatgcccaCGGAACTCTATGGAAAGAAAGGGGTTTCATTACAGCCTCAGGCCAAAGAATAGCCCATGGGGCTCTTATTAAGACACTacttgaggccctgatgcttcccCTCCGGGTCGCAGTGATACACGTGCGTGCACATGGGAGGGCCCCTGAGACTGAACAGCGAAAATATAATCGATTGGCTGATCAAGCCGCGAAAGAAGCCGCACAAGAAGGGGCCATATGGCTTCTCTGGGTCCAAGACACGGAAGCCAAAACCCCTGCTCCCCACTATACAGCAGAGGAAGTGTCCCacgcccaggctgcaggggcaCAACCAACTCCCACTGGGTGGTGGAAGTTGCCAGGAGGGGAAATTTTTGTACCTAGACCAGTACTTCAGGAGATTCTCCGATCCCTACACAAGGAGGGACATTTGGGATCAGGAGCTATGGTCGATTTAATCACCCGATCCGTTCGAGGATTCGGTGCACATATGGAAGCCCAAAGAATTGTAAATAATTGTTCCGTTTGTCAGCGAACAAATCAAAAGGGGTGCGGTCCGCCTGCCCCAATGGGAGGTCGGCCCTGGGCTGCCTATCCTTTTCAAAGATGGCAGGTGGACTTTGCTGAAGTCCCCCTTTGTAGGGGTTATAAGTACTTGCTTGTCTTTGTTGATCAATTGACTGGATGGGTGGAGTGCTATCCTACACGATACTGTCAGGCACGAGCCGTTACCAAAGCCCTGTTACATGAAATACTTCCCCGCTTCCACCTCCCGGAGGTGATTGAGTCAGACCGGGGAAGTCATTTTATCTCCCAAGTGGTTCAGCAGGTGTCACGAGCCCTTGGAATCCAATGGAAATTGCACACGCCCTGGAGACCACAAAGCTCGGGCcaagtggaaagaatgaataGGACTCTTAAAGacactctcacaaaactgtgcaTAGAATCTGGGTTAAAGTGGCCTGACGCCCTACCACTTGCCCTTACTCGCATTCGGAGGGCCCCACGTAAGGGTCTGAAACTTTCACCCTTCGAACTggtctttgggttccctccccga ttacatCGATACGAAGCAcctttccagacccttcccttGGAACAGCCGGTGCATTCCTTCCAGATCGGTGATCGGGTCCTAGTTAAAAAGTGGAAGCGTGATCCACTCACACCACGGTGGGACGGTCCGCATACTGTATCGCTCATCAGCCAGGCCGCTGTTAAGGTCCTTGGGAGCGACAAATGGACACATCAGTCCCGAGTAAAGTGGTTCCTGAGCCCTGACTCGGAGGACAGCCTAACTGAAGAGGACATCAGCCCTCTGTCCTCTCTGGCTCCGGAGGCCCAGAGTGACACAGGCGAAGACTCTACCTGGGAGTACCAAGAATTGGAAGGAttaaaaggactgtttaaaagacagaaacaatga